One window from the genome of Moraxella nasibovis encodes:
- the murJ gene encoding murein biosynthesis integral membrane protein MurJ produces MAKSRLFRSTMVVSAMTMLSRILGLVRDMVLMGVFGAGGLMDAFLVAFKIPNFLRRLFAEGAFSQAFVPVLSEYKEKRTLNEVQLLISRVSGVLSLVLLVLTVVVIALAPWVVALFAPGFRGDEAKFAAATELLRLTFPYLLFISMTAFFGSILQSYGRFAAPAFAPVLLNACMILGALLFAPMFDTPIMVLGYAVAISGILQLMIQLPQLWQQKLLIAPKFDTQHEGVRRILKLMLPAIFGVSVTQINLLLNTVFASLMIGGSVSWLYAAERLSELPLGLIGVAIGTVILPSLSSSRAKADDETFKKTLDWAAKLIILVGLPASLAMFVLSDILMNALFVRGEFTQHDALMSGVALKALSGGILGFMLIKIFAPAFFADQDTKTPVKIGIIAVFANMIFSVLFIGIFYLIKLPLHGGLALATTAASFVNAGLLYYFLHKKQVFRFGSHWRKMGAQFGLSSLLMVLSLYLVLPFYPTDGAQWLRIASLLGICLLGAAVYGIVLLATGFRPRQLKHG; encoded by the coding sequence ATGGCAAAATCTCGTCTTTTTCGCTCCACGATGGTCGTCAGCGCCATGACCATGCTCTCTCGCATTTTAGGTCTGGTGCGAGACATGGTCTTGATGGGCGTGTTTGGTGCAGGCGGTCTGATGGACGCCTTTTTGGTGGCGTTTAAAATTCCCAATTTTCTACGCCGTCTGTTTGCCGAAGGCGCATTTAGCCAAGCGTTCGTGCCTGTTTTGTCCGAATATAAAGAAAAGCGCACGCTCAATGAGGTACAGCTACTCATCAGCCGAGTCTCAGGCGTGCTAAGCCTTGTGCTGCTCGTCTTGACGGTGGTGGTCATCGCCCTAGCCCCTTGGGTGGTGGCGCTGTTTGCTCCCGGCTTTCGTGGTGATGAAGCCAAATTTGCCGCCGCTACCGAGCTTTTGCGCCTGACCTTCCCTTATCTGCTGTTCATCTCTATGACGGCGTTTTTTGGTAGTATTTTGCAAAGCTATGGGCGATTTGCTGCCCCTGCTTTTGCGCCCGTTCTGCTAAACGCCTGCATGATTTTAGGTGCTTTGTTGTTTGCGCCGATGTTTGACACACCGATCATGGTGCTGGGCTATGCAGTCGCCATCTCAGGCATCTTGCAACTTATGATTCAGCTGCCACAGCTATGGCAACAAAAACTGCTCATCGCCCCTAAATTTGACACCCAACACGAGGGCGTACGGCGCATCTTAAAGCTCATGCTGCCCGCCATCTTTGGTGTGTCAGTGACGCAAATCAATCTACTACTCAACACCGTCTTTGCCTCGCTCATGATCGGCGGCTCAGTGTCATGGCTGTATGCTGCCGAGCGCCTAAGCGAGCTGCCGCTTGGTTTGATTGGGGTGGCGATCGGTACAGTCATTCTACCAAGCCTGTCATCAAGCCGTGCCAAAGCCGATGATGAAACTTTCAAAAAAACCCTAGACTGGGCGGCAAAGCTCATCATCTTGGTGGGTCTGCCTGCGTCTTTGGCGATGTTCGTGCTTTCTGATATACTGATGAATGCTTTATTCGTGCGTGGCGAATTTACCCAGCATGACGCATTGATGAGCGGTGTCGCCCTAAAAGCCCTCTCAGGTGGCATTTTAGGGTTTATGCTGATTAAGATTTTTGCTCCCGCCTTCTTTGCCGACCAAGACACCAAAACCCCAGTAAAAATCGGCATCATCGCCGTCTTTGCCAACATGATTTTTAGCGTCTTATTCATCGGTATTTTTTATCTCATAAAACTGCCCTTGCATGGCGGTTTGGCACTGGCGACGACTGCTGCAAGCTTTGTAAACGCTGGGCTTTTATACTACTTTTTACACAAAAAACAAGTGTTCCGCTTTGGCAGTCATTGGAGAAAAATGGGTGCGCAGTTTGGTCTGTCCAGTCTTTTGATGGTGCTGTCATTGTACTTGGTGCTGCCGTTTTACCCCACCGATGGCGCACAGTGGCTACGCATCGCATCGCTACTTGGCATCTGCCTGCTCGGTGCAGCGGTGTATGGCATTGTTTTGCTCGCCACAGGCTTTCGCCCCCGTCAGCTCAAACACGGCTGA
- the fdxA gene encoding ferredoxin FdxA produces MTFVVTDNCVLCKYTDCVEVCPVDCFYEGPNFLVINPDECIDCALCEPECPANAIFSEDEVPAGQEEYIALNEELSAIWTNITEKKDPMPEHEKWDGVSGKIQYLER; encoded by the coding sequence ATGACTTTTGTTGTAACTGATAACTGTGTTTTGTGTAAATATACCGACTGTGTGGAAGTCTGCCCTGTGGACTGCTTTTATGAAGGTCCAAACTTCCTAGTCATCAACCCTGACGAATGCATCGACTGCGCCTTGTGCGAGCCAGAATGCCCTGCCAATGCGATTTTTAGTGAAGATGAAGTGCCAGCAGGTCAAGAAGAATACATCGCCTTGAACGAAGAGCTGTCTGCCATCTGGACAAACATCACTGAGAAAAAAGACCCGATGCCTGAGCATGAAAAATGGGACGGCGTGTCTGGCAAGATTCAATACCTAGAACGCTAA
- a CDS encoding Ig-like domain-containing protein, which produces MKQLFLIREDGSRFAINADMVQSITRKNGKITVKLKNGQTLILEEQDQLVAQEQADQTENISETIMTHDATDAHIESFEAIFVESNEYAGYIQAAAGLLGVGAIVAAASGGSNNGGGETVKQTSKPVTPITKPTEPTPTPKPQPQPEPEPEPQPEPQPEPQPEPQPEPEPDTTAPVLTTATLATDGKVVSGKTESNATVEVKYQDKVIGTAKANAAGDYSVTLDKAYTNGEALSVTAKDAANNVSVVKTVTAADTTAPVLTTATLATDGKVVSGKTESNATVEVKYQDKVIGTAKANAAGDYSVTLDKAYTNGEALSVTAKDAANNQSAAKTVTAADTTAPALTTAAITTDGSVINGKTEGGATVEVKYQDKVIGTVKADADGNYSVNLDKAYANGEALSVTAKDAANNVSVVKTVYASANLSNTSVELDLIPEFSNQTSYVPKTISERSNYSYLTETMSFTVTGREALITLNISNPSNILQGSVRYEITGPGLSSSGSQSFNSVGKSSNDIILNERSPLSAGTYTVKITASSQGSALTLKATEKAPITQEVFTNYDEVTGSIFADTDQKPENYQIKVGDTIIEHKAGQPVTTSEVEVNQGVLTIKSDGTYSYTSAATQLSDDATDKLSIQILDMNGKTLATHQATVTKDTTPPEAGVLSLVDFEDTGASDSDRITQDNSFGFKVQDNETDSSVTYEYSIDQGNTWTAIEGASVSNLADGDYQFRGVVSDKSRNISHTNIINVAIDNQAPDLINAVKAGYDLNTSLISISTTTDDDLALYKVTDGVRSEIANLDAIPFEVGSYEAVLTDVAGNSVVQAINMISPSSNHSVNRSESVIDIALINNGSGNSVDSYEGHDLLITSGNASLWAGNGNDILINTGEKRDYTGLIGGAGDDTYIIDFGRSNQTYTHILDNSGSNELFLHNVLPEDITVRAIGTKADVELQFNSHKISISGQFYDFAKYGVDHIYFDDGTVWDREYIQTVIG; this is translated from the coding sequence ATGAAACAGTTATTTCTTATTCGTGAGGACGGCTCACGCTTCGCCATCAATGCTGATATGGTTCAGTCCATCACTCGCAAAAATGGCAAAATCACCGTGAAATTAAAGAACGGTCAAACGCTAATTCTCGAAGAACAAGATCAACTTGTAGCTCAAGAGCAGGCAGATCAAACAGAAAACATCAGCGAAACCATCATGACTCATGATGCCACCGATGCGCACATTGAGAGCTTTGAGGCGATTTTTGTTGAATCCAATGAGTATGCAGGATACATTCAAGCTGCTGCTGGTTTGCTTGGTGTAGGTGCCATCGTCGCCGCAGCATCTGGCGGCAGCAACAATGGGGGGGGGGAGACTGTAAAACAAACCAGTAAGCCTGTCACACCCATCACAAAACCTACCGAACCTACACCTACGCCCAAGCCTCAGCCACAACCAGAGCCTGAGCCTGAGCCACAACCAGAGCCACAACCAGAGCCACAGCCTGAGCCACAGCCTGAGCCTGAGCCAGACACCACAGCCCCCGTTTTAACCACAGCAACCCTTGCAACTGATGGCAAAGTGGTTAGTGGCAAAACCGAAAGCAATGCCACTGTTGAAGTAAAATACCAAGATAAAGTAATTGGTACTGCCAAAGCTAATGCAGCAGGTGATTATTCTGTGACTTTAGATAAAGCCTACACCAACGGCGAAGCACTCAGCGTAACTGCCAAAGATGCGGCAAATAATGTGAGTGTGGTGAAGACTGTTACAGCAGCAGACACCACAGCCCCTGTTTTAACCACAGCAACCCTTGCAACTGATGGTAAGGTGGTTAGTGGCAAAACCGAAAGCAATGCAACGGTTGAAGTGAAGTATCAAGATAAAGTGATTGGTACTGCCAAAGCTAATGCAGCAGGTGATTATTCTGTGACTTTAGATAAAGCCTACACCAATGGTGAAGCACTCAGCGTAACTGCCAAAGATGCGGCGAATAATCAAAGTGCTGCTAAGACAGTTACAGCAGCAGACACCACAGCCCCTGCTTTAACCACGGCAGCCATTACTACTGATGGTAGTGTTATCAATGGGAAAACAGAAGGTGGCGCAACCGTTGAGGTAAAATACCAAGATAAAGTGATTGGTACTGTCAAAGCTGACGCTGATGGTAATTATTCTGTTAATTTAGATAAAGCGTATGCCAATGGTGAAGCACTCAGCGTAACTGCCAAAGATGCGGCAAATAATGTGAGTGTGGTGAAGACTGTCTACGCTTCTGCAAACCTGAGCAATACCTCAGTTGAACTAGACTTAATCCCAGAATTTAGCAACCAAACCTCCTATGTACCCAAGACCATTTCAGAAAGAAGTAACTATAGCTATCTTACTGAGACGATGTCATTCACTGTTACTGGTCGAGAGGCTCTAATCACTCTAAATATCAGCAATCCATCAAACATCTTGCAAGGCTCAGTTCGTTACGAAATTACAGGACCAGGGCTATCGTCAAGTGGATCGCAAAGCTTTAATAGTGTTGGTAAATCATCGAACGACATCATTTTAAATGAACGCTCACCGCTGTCCGCTGGTACTTATACCGTCAAAATTACTGCATCTTCACAAGGCTCTGCTTTGACTTTAAAAGCCACCGAGAAAGCACCTATCACCCAAGAAGTCTTTACAAATTATGATGAAGTAACTGGATCGATTTTTGCTGACACTGACCAAAAACCTGAAAACTATCAAATCAAAGTCGGCGATACCATCATCGAGCATAAGGCAGGTCAGCCAGTTACCACAAGTGAAGTTGAGGTGAATCAAGGAGTACTAACCATCAAATCCGATGGTACTTATAGCTACACCTCTGCAGCGACGCAGCTATCCGATGATGCCACTGATAAGCTTTCTATCCAAATTCTAGATATGAATGGCAAGACATTGGCGACACATCAGGCTACCGTAACGAAAGACACCACACCGCCAGAGGCAGGTGTACTGTCGTTGGTGGACTTTGAGGATACTGGTGCGTCAGATAGCGACCGCATCACTCAAGACAACAGCTTTGGCTTTAAAGTCCAAGACAATGAGACTGACTCATCTGTGACATACGAGTATTCTATCGATCAAGGCAATACTTGGACTGCCATCGAAGGTGCATCCGTCAGCAACTTAGCGGATGGCGATTATCAATTCCGTGGCGTAGTGTCAGATAAATCACGCAACATTAGCCATACCAACATCATCAATGTTGCCATTGACAATCAAGCACCCGACCTAATCAATGCCGTTAAAGCAGGTTACGACCTCAATACATCTTTAATCTCAATCAGCACAACGACTGATGATGATTTGGCATTGTACAAAGTTACTGATGGTGTTCGCAGTGAGATTGCCAATCTTGATGCCATACCATTTGAAGTCGGTAGCTATGAAGCAGTATTGACAGATGTGGCTGGTAATAGTGTGGTGCAGGCGATTAATATGATTTCGCCATCATCCAATCATTCAGTAAATCGGTCTGAAAGCGTTATTGATATTGCACTTATCAATAATGGTAGTGGCAATAGTGTCGATAGCTATGAAGGACATGATCTACTCATCACATCAGGCAATGCTAGCTTATGGGCAGGCAATGGTAATGATATTTTAATCAATACAGGTGAAAAGAGAGATTATACTGGCTTAATCGGTGGTGCTGGTGATGATACTTATATCATTGACTTTGGTAGAAGCAATCAGACTTACACACACATCTTAGATAATTCTGGATCGAACGAACTATTCTTGCATAATGTTCTGCCTGAAGACATAACTGTCAGAGCCATTGGCACAAAAGCAGATGTTGAATTGCAGTTTAATAGCCATAAAATTTCGATTTCTGGGCAGTTCTATGATTTTGCAAAGTATGGTGTTGATCACATCTACTTCGACGATGGCACCGTGTGGGATCGTGAGTATATCCAGACGGTGATTGGTTGA
- a CDS encoding alanine/glycine:cation symporter family protein — translation MVNAFSAPLWDVLLWLLILVGVFFTLFTGFAQFRLFGRSVKTMLSSRKGHDESEGISAFQAFVTGLASRVGVGNVAGVAIAISLGGAGAVFWMWLIALIGMCSALAESSLAQLFKIKDETTGRFRGGPAYYIEQGLGQKWLGLVFALALIVCFGFVYQSIQSNTITLSIQSAMGCVGESDACQADWLIYKHIVGAGLVILAAPIIFGGIARVSKIAEVIVPIMAAVYLLVALFIIVMNIGEIPSVISLIFTDAFTFEAAGGGLFGSMVSVAMMQGIKRGLYSNEAGQGSAPNAAAAASVKHPVEQGTIQMLGVFVDTLIVCSCTAFVILLATMPENAADLSGVQLTQAALESHVGAWGQYFLAFILFMFAFSTIIGNYAYAESNMQFLKNNAAVLTIFRILVLCFVYFGAVTKVAVVWDMGDLTMGIMAFINLIAIVLLSKYVFALVKDYNAQIKAGVAEPEFKLDNHPELKAKIKSDIW, via the coding sequence ATGGTCAATGCGTTTAGCGCACCGCTTTGGGATGTGCTGCTTTGGCTGTTGATTTTGGTTGGCGTGTTTTTCACGCTGTTTACTGGTTTTGCGCAGTTTCGTCTGTTTGGGCGCAGTGTCAAGACGATGCTGTCAAGCCGCAAAGGACATGATGAAAGCGAAGGTATTTCTGCGTTTCAGGCGTTCGTTACTGGACTTGCCAGCCGTGTCGGTGTGGGTAATGTCGCAGGCGTGGCGATTGCCATCAGCCTTGGCGGGGCAGGCGCTGTGTTTTGGATGTGGCTCATTGCCTTGATTGGTATGTGTTCGGCATTGGCGGAGTCGAGCCTTGCGCAGCTGTTTAAGATTAAAGACGAGACAACAGGGCGTTTTCGTGGTGGTCCTGCCTACTACATCGAGCAAGGGCTTGGTCAAAAATGGCTAGGCTTGGTGTTTGCTTTGGCTTTGATTGTGTGCTTTGGTTTTGTGTATCAATCGATTCAGTCAAACACCATCACGCTGTCCATTCAATCAGCGATGGGCTGTGTGGGCGAGAGCGATGCTTGTCAGGCGGATTGGCTGATTTATAAGCACATCGTCGGAGCAGGCTTAGTGATTTTGGCAGCACCGATCATTTTTGGTGGTATCGCTCGTGTCTCAAAAATCGCTGAGGTCATCGTGCCGATCATGGCGGCGGTGTATCTTTTGGTGGCTTTATTTATTATTGTCATGAACATTGGCGAGATTCCAAGCGTCATTTCGCTGATTTTTACCGATGCCTTTACTTTTGAAGCGGCAGGCGGCGGTCTGTTCGGCTCGATGGTGTCGGTGGCGATGATGCAGGGCATTAAGCGTGGTTTGTACTCGAACGAGGCAGGTCAAGGCTCTGCGCCAAATGCGGCAGCGGCTGCCAGCGTCAAGCACCCTGTGGAGCAAGGCACGATTCAGATGCTTGGCGTGTTTGTGGATACTTTGATCGTGTGTTCTTGCACGGCGTTTGTGATTTTGCTTGCGACCATGCCAGAAAATGCCGCCGACTTATCAGGCGTGCAGCTCACACAAGCGGCGCTTGAAAGCCATGTGGGTGCTTGGGGTCAGTATTTCTTGGCGTTCATTTTGTTCATGTTTGCATTCTCAACCATCATCGGCAACTACGCTTATGCTGAGTCGAACATGCAGTTTTTGAAAAACAACGCTGCCGTCTTGACGATTTTTAGAATTTTGGTGCTGTGCTTTGTGTATTTTGGTGCGGTCACGAAAGTTGCGGTCGTGTGGGACATGGGTGATCTGACGATGGGCATCATGGCATTCATTAACTTGATTGCGATTGTGCTGTTGTCAAAATATGTGTTTGCTTTGGTCAAAGACTATAATGCACAAATCAAAGCAGGCGTGGCTGAGCCAGAATTTAAACTGGACAATCACCCAGAACTAAAAGCCAAAATCAAATCCGACATTTGGTAA
- the ampD gene encoding 1,6-anhydro-N-acetylmuramyl-L-alanine amidase AmpD, which yields MTHFSIKNGVLLGADFIASPNFNARPTDDSGQISGIVIHNISLPPSEFGKKDKNGTHFVKAFFQNQLNADDHPYFATIHDMQVSAHLFIERDGAVTQFVNFDDRAWHAGKSGYLGRSNCNDFTIGIELEGDDFSAFTDAQYETLAHIIVAIYHAYPATHRHLMGHSDIAPHRKTDPGAFFDWVRLRAMVDEALDGL from the coding sequence ATGACACATTTCTCCATAAAAAATGGTGTGCTGCTCGGTGCAGATTTCATCGCCTCGCCCAATTTCAACGCACGCCCCACTGACGACAGCGGACAAATCAGCGGCATCGTCATTCACAACATCAGCCTACCACCGTCCGAATTTGGCAAAAAAGACAAAAACGGCACACACTTTGTCAAGGCGTTTTTTCAAAATCAGCTAAACGCAGACGACCACCCCTACTTTGCCACCATTCACGACATGCAAGTGTCGGCGCATTTGTTCATCGAGCGAGACGGGGCGGTGACGCAGTTTGTCAATTTTGATGACCGAGCATGGCATGCGGGCAAATCCGGCTATCTTGGGCGCAGCAATTGCAATGACTTTACCATCGGCATTGAGCTTGAAGGCGATGATTTTTCGGCATTTACTGACGCTCAGTATGAGACGCTGGCGCACATCATTGTCGCCATTTACCATGCCTACCCTGCCACACACCGCCATCTGATGGGGCACAGCGACATCGCACCACACAGAAAGACCGACCCGGGGGCATTTTTTGATTGGGTGAGACTGCGGGCGATGGTGGATGAGGCTTTAGACGGCTTATAA
- a CDS encoding solute carrier family 23 protein, whose amino-acid sequence MSWFPKWQPYTGNLGTRPVATNEYLPPVQTAMLGIQHVLAMFGATVLAPILMGFDANLAIMMSGICTILFFLMTGGRVPSYLGSSFAFIGVVAAATAHATGSGANPNLGVALGGIIACGILYALIGFLVMATGTRWIEKLMPPLVTGAVVMIIGLNLAPVTVSAVAGKPFELWMSLVTVLCMGMIAVFARGFMQRLLLLLGLVLAYVIYAIVANGFGLGTPIDFAKISDAAWFGMPNFSSPVFDANAMLIIAPVAFILVAENLGHIKAVGAMTGENLTPYLGKAFVADGVATALSAGVGGTGMTTYGENIGVMAVTRVYSTIIFVVAGVFAIFLGLSPKFGALIQTIPSPVLTGASIVVFGLITVAGAKIWIDNKVNFANNKNLMVAAITIILGTGNFGLMIGSFDLGGIGTATFAAILLNWFLSLKEDRQDDLAH is encoded by the coding sequence ATGAGTTGGTTTCCAAAATGGCAGCCGTATACGGGCAATCTTGGCACACGACCTGTCGCTACTAATGAATACCTCCCCCCTGTGCAAACTGCGATGCTGGGCATTCAGCATGTGTTGGCGATGTTTGGGGCGACCGTGCTTGCGCCGATTTTGATGGGTTTTGATGCCAATCTTGCCATCATGATGTCGGGCATTTGCACAATTTTATTCTTTTTGATGACGGGTGGGCGAGTGCCAAGCTATCTGGGTTCGTCTTTTGCGTTCATTGGCGTGGTGGCGGCAGCGACTGCTCATGCCACAGGCTCTGGGGCGAACCCAAATCTTGGCGTGGCACTAGGTGGTATCATCGCTTGTGGTATTTTGTACGCTTTGATTGGCTTTTTGGTGATGGCGACTGGCACTCGTTGGATTGAAAAGCTCATGCCACCTCTGGTGACGGGTGCGGTGGTGATGATTATTGGTCTAAACCTTGCGCCTGTGACGGTGTCGGCGGTGGCAGGCAAGCCGTTTGAGCTGTGGATGTCGCTGGTTACTGTGCTGTGTATGGGTATGATTGCGGTGTTTGCTCGTGGTTTTATGCAGCGTTTGCTATTGTTATTAGGCTTGGTGCTGGCGTATGTGATTTATGCGATCGTGGCAAATGGCTTTGGGCTGGGTACGCCGATTGACTTTGCCAAGATTAGCGATGCGGCGTGGTTTGGTATGCCAAATTTTAGCTCGCCTGTGTTTGATGCTAACGCCATGCTCATCATTGCGCCTGTGGCGTTCATTTTGGTGGCGGAAAACTTAGGTCATATCAAGGCGGTCGGTGCGATGACTGGCGAAAATCTCACGCCATATCTTGGCAAAGCGTTTGTTGCTGATGGTGTGGCGACAGCGCTGTCGGCAGGCGTGGGCGGTACTGGCATGACCACTTATGGCGAAAACATTGGCGTGATGGCAGTGACTCGTGTGTATTCTACCATCATCTTTGTGGTGGCGGGCGTGTTTGCGATTTTCTTAGGGTTGTCGCCAAAATTCGGTGCGTTGATTCAAACCATTCCAAGTCCTGTTTTGACAGGTGCGTCTATCGTGGTGTTTGGTTTGATTACTGTTGCTGGGGCGAAAATCTGGATTGATAACAAAGTCAATTTTGCCAACAACAAAAACCTAATGGTCGCTGCCATCACCATCATTCTAGGCACGGGTAACTTTGGCTTGATGATTGGTAGCTTTGATTTGGGCGGTATCGGCACGGCGACTTTTGCGGCGATTTTATTAAATTGGTTTTTGAGCCTAAAAGAAGATCGCCAAGATGATTTGGCGCATTGA